In Bubalus kerabau isolate K-KA32 ecotype Philippines breed swamp buffalo chromosome 4, PCC_UOA_SB_1v2, whole genome shotgun sequence, one DNA window encodes the following:
- the MINK1 gene encoding misshapen-like kinase 1 isoform X12, with protein MGDPAPARSLDDIDLSALRDPAGIFELVEVVGNGTYGQVYKGRHVKTGQLAAIKVMDVTEDEEEEIKQEINMLKKYSHHRNIATYYGAFIKKSPPGNDDQLWLVMEFCGAGSVTDLVKNTKGNALKEDCIAYICREILRGLAHLHAHKVIHRDIKGQNVLLTENAEVKLVDFGVSAQLDRTVGRRNTFIGTPYWMAPEVIACDENPDATYDYRSDIWSLGITAIEMAEGAPPLCDMHPMRALFLIPRNPPPRLKSKKWSKKFIDFIDTCLIKAYLSRPPTEQLLKFPFIRDQPTERQVRIQLKDHIDRSRKKRGEKEETEYEYSGSEEEDDSHGEEGEPSSIMNVPGESTLRREFLRLQQENKSNSEALKQQQQQLQQQQQRDPEAHIKHLLHQRQRRIEEQKEERRRVEEQQRREREQRKLQEKEQQRRLEDMQALRREEERRQAEREQEYKRKQLEEQRQSERLQRQLQQEHAYLKSLQQQQQQQQLQKQQQILPGDRKPLYHYSRGVNPADKPAWAREVEERTRMNKQQNSPLAKSKPGSTGPEPPVPQASPGPPGPLSQTPPMQRPVEPQEGPHKSLVAHRVPLKPYAAPVPRSQSLQDQPTRNLAAFPASHDPDPAVPAPTATPSARGAVIRQNSDPTSEGPGPSPNPPAWVRPDNEAPPKVPQRTSSIATALNTSGAGGSRPAQAVRASNPDLRRSDPGWERSDSVLPASHGHLPQAGSLERNRVGASSKLDNSPVLSPGNKAKPDDHRSRPGRPADFVLLKERTLDEAPRPPKKAMDYSSSSEEVESSEDEEEESNGEPSEGSRDAPGARSDGDTDSVSTMVVHDVEEIAGPQTPYGGGTMVVQRTPEEERSLLHADSNGYTNLPDVVQPSHSPTESSKGQSPPLKDGGSDYQSRGLVKAPGKSSFTMFVDLGIYQPGGSGDTIPITALVGGEGSRLDQLQYDVRKGSVVNVNPTNTRAHSETPEIRKYKKRFNSEILCAALWGVNLLVGTENGLMLLDRSGQGKVYGLIGRRRFQQMDVLEGLNLLITISGKRNKLRVYYLSWLRNKILHNDPEVEKKQGWTTVGDMEGCGHYRVVKYERIKFLVIALKNSVEVYAWAPKPYHKFMAFKSFADLPHRPLLVDLTVEEGQRLKVIYGSSAGFHAVDVDSGNSYDIYIPVHIQSQITPHAIIFLPNTDGMEMLLCYEDEGVYVNTYGRIIKDVVLQWGEMPTSVAYICSNQIMGWGEKAIEIRSVETGHLDGVFMHKRAQRLKFLCERNDKVFFASVRSGGSSQVYFMTLNRNCIMNW; from the exons CTGGTGATGGAGTTCTGTGGTGCTGGTTCTGTAACGGACTTGGTGAAGAACACGAAAGGGAACGCCCTGAAGGAGGACTGTATAGCCTACATctgcagggagattctccgg GGTCTGGCCCATCTCCACGCCCACAAGGTGATCCACCGAGACATCAAGGGGCAGAACGTGCTGCTGACAGAGAATGCCGAGGTCAAGCTAG TGGATTTTGGGGTGAGCGCACAGCTGGACCGCACCGTGGGCAGGCGGAACACGTTCATCGGGACCCCCTATTGGATGGCCCCCGAGGTCATCGCCTGTGATGAGAACCCTGATGCCACCTACGATTACAGG AGTGACATTTGGTCTCTAGGAATCACAGCCATCGAGATGGCAGAGGGAGCCCCCC ctctgtgtgacATGCACCCCATGCGAGCCCTCTTCCTCATCCCCCGGAACCCACCACCCAGGCTCAAGTCCAAGAAATG GTCTAAGAAGTTCATTGACTTCATTGACACGTGTCTCATCAAGGCTTACCTGAGCCGCCCACCCACCGAGCAGCTGCTCAAGTTCCCGTTCATCCGCGACCAGCCCACTGAGCGGCAGGTCCGCATCCAGCTCAAGGACCACATAGACAGATCCCGGAAGAAGCGAGGCGAGAAAG AGGAGACGGAATACGAGTACAGCGGCAGCGAAGAGGAGGACGACAGCCACGGAGAGGAAGGGGAGCCAAG CTCCATCATGAACGTGCCGGGGGAGTCGACCCTCCGCCGGGAATTCCTCCGGCTCCAGCAGGAGAACAAGAGCAACTCGGAGGCtttaaagcagcagcagcagcagctgcagcagcagcaacagcgaGACCCGGAGGCGCACATCAAACACCTCCTGCACCAGCGCCAGCGGCGCATCGAGGAGCAGAAGGAGGAGCGGCGGCGGGTTGAGGAG CAACAGCGGCGGGAGCGGGAGCAGCGGAAGCTGCAGGAGAAGGAGCAGCAGCGGCGGCTGGAGGACATGCAGGCCCTGCGGCGGGAGGAGGAGCGGCGGCAGGCCGAGCGCGAGCAG GAATACAAGCGGAAGCAGCTGGAGGAGCAACGGCAGTCCGAGCGCCTGCAGAGGCAGCTGCAGCAGGAGCATGCCTACCTCAAGtccctgcagcagcagcagcaacagcagcagcttcaGAAACAGCAGCAGATCCTGCCCGGGGACCGGAAGCCCCTCTATCACTACAGTCGGGGCGTCAACCCTGCCGACAAGCCAGCCTGGGCCCGAGAG GTGGAAGAGAGAACAAGGATGAACAAACAGCAGAACTCTCCCTTGGCCAAGAGCAAGCCAGGCAGCACAGGGCCTGAGCCCCCCGTCCCCCAGGCCTCCCCCGGGCCCCCAGGACCCCTTTCCCAAACTCCTCCTATGCAGAGGCCGGTGGAGCCCCAGGAGGGACCGCACAAG AGCCTGGTGGCACACCGGGTCCCACTGAAGCCATATGCAGCGCCTGTACCCCGCTCCCAGTCCCTGCAGGACCAACCCACCCGAAACCTGGCTGCCTTCCCCGCCTCCCACGACCCCGACCCCGCCGTGCCCGCACCCACCGCCACGCCGAGTGCCCGAGGAGCCGTCATCCGGCAGAACTCAGACCCCACTTCCGAAGGGCCTGGCCCCAGCCCGAACCCCCCAGCCTGGGTCCGGCCTGATAATGAGGCCCCTCCAAAG gTGCCTCAGAGGACCTCATCAATCGCCACTGCCCTTAACACCAGTGGGGCCGGAGGGTCCCGGCCAGCGCAGGCGGTCCGTGCTAG TAACCCCGACCTCAGGAGGAGCGACCCCGGCTGGGAGCGCTCAGACAGCGTCCTCCCGGCCTCTCATGGGCACCTCCCACAAGCCGGCTCGCTGGAGCGGAACCGGGTGGGAG CCTCCTCCAAACTGGACAACTCCCCTGTGCTCTCCCCCGGAAACAAAGCCAAGCCTGATGACCACCGCTCGCGGCCAGGACGGCCCGCA GATTTCGTCTTGCTGAAAGAGCGGACCCTGGACGAGGCCCCCCGCCCTCCCAAGAAGGCGATGGACTACTCGTCGTCCAGCGAGGAGGTGGAGAGCAGcgaggatgaggaggaggagagcaATGGCGAGCCGTCAGAGGGGAGCAGAGACGCCCCTGGGGCCCG CAGCGATGGAGACACAGACAGCGTCAGCACCATGGTGGTCCACGACGTGGAGGAGATAGCCGGGCCCCAGACCCCCTACGGGGGTGGCACTATGGTGGTCCAGCGA ACCCCCGAGGAGGAGCGCAGCCTGTTGCATGCTGACAGCAACGGCTACACAAACCTGCCAGATGTGGTCCAGCCCAGCCACTCGCCCACTGAGAGCAGCAAAGGTCAAAGCCCCCCCTTGAAGGACGGAGGCAGTGAC taCCAGTCTCGTGGGCTGGTAAAAGCCCCCGGCAAGAGCTCGTTCACGATGTTTGTGGACCTGGGGATCTACCAGCCCGGAGGCAGTGGGGACACCATTCCCATTACAG cCCTGGTGGGTGGAGAGGGCAGCCGGCTGGATCAGCTACAGTACGACGTGAGGAAAGGCTCTGTAGTCAACGTGAACCCCACCAACACCCGGGCCCACAGCGAAACCCCCGAGATTCGGAAGTACAAGAAGCGATTCAATTCCGAGATCCTCTGTGCGGCCCTTTGGG GGGTCAACCTGCTGGTGGGCACGGAGAACGGGCTGATGCTGCTGGACCGCAGTGGGCAGGGCAAGGTGTATGGACTCATCGGGCGGCGGCGCTTCCAGCAAATGGACGTGCTAGAGGGACTCAACTTGCTCATCACCATCTCAG GGAAAAGGAACAAACTGCGAGTGTATTACCTGTCCTGGCTCCGGAACAAGATTCTGCACAATGACCCGGAAGTGGAGAAGAAGCAAGGCTGGACCACTGTGGGGGACATGGAGGGCTGCGGGCACTACCGCGTGG TGAAATACGAACGCATCAAGTTCCTGGTCATCGCCCTGAAGAACTCTGTGGAGGTGTATGCCTGGGCCCCCAAACCTTACCACAAATTCATGGCTTTCAAG TCCTTTGCTGACCTCCCGCACCGCCCTCTGCTGGTGGACCTGACCGTAGAGGAGGGCCAGCGGCTCAAGGTCATCTATGGCTCCAGCGCCGGCTTCCACGCTGTGGATGTGGACTCGGGGAACAGCTATGACATCTACATCCCTGTACAT ATCCAGAGCCAGATCACACCCCACGCCATCATCTTCCTCCCCAACACGGACGGCATGGAGATGCTGCTGTGCTATGAGGATGAGGGTGTCTACGTCAACACGTACGGCCGGATCATCAAGGACGTGGTGCTGCAGTGGGGAGAGATGCCCACCTCTGTGG CCTACATCTGCTCCAACCAGATCATGGGCTGGGGAGAGAAAGCCATTGAGATCCGCTCCGTGGAGACGGGCCATCTGGATGGGGTCTTCATGCACAAACGAGCCCAGAGGCTCAAGTTCCTGTGTGAGCGGAACGACAAG gtattTTTCGCCTCGGTCCGCTCCGGGGGCAGCAGCCAAGTTTACTTCATGACCTTGAACCGTAACTGCATCATGAACTGGTGA
- the MINK1 gene encoding misshapen-like kinase 1 isoform X1 yields the protein MGDPAPARSLDDIDLSALRDPAGIFELVEVVGNGTYGQVYKGRHVKTGQLAAIKVMDVTEDEEEEIKQEINMLKKYSHHRNIATYYGAFIKKSPPGNDDQLWLVMEFCGAGSVTDLVKNTKGNALKEDCIAYICREILRGLAHLHAHKVIHRDIKGQNVLLTENAEVKLVDFGVSAQLDRTVGRRNTFIGTPYWMAPEVIACDENPDATYDYRSDIWSLGITAIEMAEGAPPLCDMHPMRALFLIPRNPPPRLKSKKWSKKFIDFIDTCLIKAYLSRPPTEQLLKFPFIRDQPTERQVRIQLKDHIDRSRKKRGEKEETEYEYSGSEEEDDSHGEEGEPSSIMNVPGESTLRREFLRLQQENKSNSEALKQQQQQLQQQQQRDPEAHIKHLLHQRQRRIEEQKEERRRVEEQQRREREQRKLQEKEQQRRLEDMQALRREEERRQAEREQEYIRHRLEEEQRQLEILQQQLLQEQALLLEYKRKQLEEQRQSERLQRQLQQEHAYLKSLQQQQQQQQLQKQQQILPGDRKPLYHYSRGVNPADKPAWAREVEERTRMNKQQNSPLAKSKPGSTGPEPPVPQASPGPPGPLSQTPPMQRPVEPQEGPHKSLVAHRVPLKPYAAPVPRSQSLQDQPTRNLAAFPASHDPDPAVPAPTATPSARGAVIRQNSDPTSEGPGPSPNPPAWVRPDNEAPPKVPQRTSSIATALNTSGAGGSRPAQAVRARPRSNSAWQIYLQRRAERGSPKPPGPPAPPPGPPNACSNPDLRRSDPGWERSDSVLPASHGHLPQAGSLERNRVGASSKLDNSPVLSPGNKAKPDDHRSRPGRPASYKRAIGEDFVLLKERTLDEAPRPPKKAMDYSSSSEEVESSEDEEEESNGEPSEGSRDAPGARSDGDTDSVSTMVVHDVEEIAGPQTPYGGGTMVVQRTPEEERSLLHADSNGYTNLPDVVQPSHSPTESSKGQSPPLKDGGSDYQSRGLVKAPGKSSFTMFVDLGIYQPGGSGDTIPITALVGGEGSRLDQLQYDVRKGSVVNVNPTNTRAHSETPEIRKYKKRFNSEILCAALWGVNLLVGTENGLMLLDRSGQGKVYGLIGRRRFQQMDVLEGLNLLITISGKRNKLRVYYLSWLRNKILHNDPEVEKKQGWTTVGDMEGCGHYRVVKYERIKFLVIALKNSVEVYAWAPKPYHKFMAFKSFADLPHRPLLVDLTVEEGQRLKVIYGSSAGFHAVDVDSGNSYDIYIPVHIQSQITPHAIIFLPNTDGMEMLLCYEDEGVYVNTYGRIIKDVVLQWGEMPTSVAYICSNQIMGWGEKAIEIRSVETGHLDGVFMHKRAQRLKFLCERNDKVFFASVRSGGSSQVYFMTLNRNCIMNW from the exons CTGGTGATGGAGTTCTGTGGTGCTGGTTCTGTAACGGACTTGGTGAAGAACACGAAAGGGAACGCCCTGAAGGAGGACTGTATAGCCTACATctgcagggagattctccgg GGTCTGGCCCATCTCCACGCCCACAAGGTGATCCACCGAGACATCAAGGGGCAGAACGTGCTGCTGACAGAGAATGCCGAGGTCAAGCTAG TGGATTTTGGGGTGAGCGCACAGCTGGACCGCACCGTGGGCAGGCGGAACACGTTCATCGGGACCCCCTATTGGATGGCCCCCGAGGTCATCGCCTGTGATGAGAACCCTGATGCCACCTACGATTACAGG AGTGACATTTGGTCTCTAGGAATCACAGCCATCGAGATGGCAGAGGGAGCCCCCC ctctgtgtgacATGCACCCCATGCGAGCCCTCTTCCTCATCCCCCGGAACCCACCACCCAGGCTCAAGTCCAAGAAATG GTCTAAGAAGTTCATTGACTTCATTGACACGTGTCTCATCAAGGCTTACCTGAGCCGCCCACCCACCGAGCAGCTGCTCAAGTTCCCGTTCATCCGCGACCAGCCCACTGAGCGGCAGGTCCGCATCCAGCTCAAGGACCACATAGACAGATCCCGGAAGAAGCGAGGCGAGAAAG AGGAGACGGAATACGAGTACAGCGGCAGCGAAGAGGAGGACGACAGCCACGGAGAGGAAGGGGAGCCAAG CTCCATCATGAACGTGCCGGGGGAGTCGACCCTCCGCCGGGAATTCCTCCGGCTCCAGCAGGAGAACAAGAGCAACTCGGAGGCtttaaagcagcagcagcagcagctgcagcagcagcaacagcgaGACCCGGAGGCGCACATCAAACACCTCCTGCACCAGCGCCAGCGGCGCATCGAGGAGCAGAAGGAGGAGCGGCGGCGGGTTGAGGAG CAACAGCGGCGGGAGCGGGAGCAGCGGAAGCTGCAGGAGAAGGAGCAGCAGCGGCGGCTGGAGGACATGCAGGCCCTGCGGCGGGAGGAGGAGCGGCGGCAGGCCGAGCGCGAGCAG gaGTATATCCGTCACAGGCTAGAGGAGGAGCAGCGACAGCTCGAGATCCTTCAGCAACAGCTGCTCCAGGAACAGGCCCTGCTGCTG GAATACAAGCGGAAGCAGCTGGAGGAGCAACGGCAGTCCGAGCGCCTGCAGAGGCAGCTGCAGCAGGAGCATGCCTACCTCAAGtccctgcagcagcagcagcaacagcagcagcttcaGAAACAGCAGCAGATCCTGCCCGGGGACCGGAAGCCCCTCTATCACTACAGTCGGGGCGTCAACCCTGCCGACAAGCCAGCCTGGGCCCGAGAG GTGGAAGAGAGAACAAGGATGAACAAACAGCAGAACTCTCCCTTGGCCAAGAGCAAGCCAGGCAGCACAGGGCCTGAGCCCCCCGTCCCCCAGGCCTCCCCCGGGCCCCCAGGACCCCTTTCCCAAACTCCTCCTATGCAGAGGCCGGTGGAGCCCCAGGAGGGACCGCACAAG AGCCTGGTGGCACACCGGGTCCCACTGAAGCCATATGCAGCGCCTGTACCCCGCTCCCAGTCCCTGCAGGACCAACCCACCCGAAACCTGGCTGCCTTCCCCGCCTCCCACGACCCCGACCCCGCCGTGCCCGCACCCACCGCCACGCCGAGTGCCCGAGGAGCCGTCATCCGGCAGAACTCAGACCCCACTTCCGAAGGGCCTGGCCCCAGCCCGAACCCCCCAGCCTGGGTCCGGCCTGATAATGAGGCCCCTCCAAAG gTGCCTCAGAGGACCTCATCAATCGCCACTGCCCTTAACACCAGTGGGGCCGGAGGGTCCCGGCCAGCGCAGGCGGTCCGTGCTAG ACCTCGCAGCAACTCCGCCTGGCAAATCTATCTGCAAAGGCGGGCAGAGCGGGGCAGCCCCAAGCCTCCAGGGCCCCCCGCTCCGCCCCCCGGCCCGCCCAACGCCTGTAG TAACCCCGACCTCAGGAGGAGCGACCCCGGCTGGGAGCGCTCAGACAGCGTCCTCCCGGCCTCTCATGGGCACCTCCCACAAGCCGGCTCGCTGGAGCGGAACCGGGTGGGAG CCTCCTCCAAACTGGACAACTCCCCTGTGCTCTCCCCCGGAAACAAAGCCAAGCCTGATGACCACCGCTCGCGGCCAGGACGGCCCGCA AGCTATAAGCGAGCCATTGGCGAG GATTTCGTCTTGCTGAAAGAGCGGACCCTGGACGAGGCCCCCCGCCCTCCCAAGAAGGCGATGGACTACTCGTCGTCCAGCGAGGAGGTGGAGAGCAGcgaggatgaggaggaggagagcaATGGCGAGCCGTCAGAGGGGAGCAGAGACGCCCCTGGGGCCCG CAGCGATGGAGACACAGACAGCGTCAGCACCATGGTGGTCCACGACGTGGAGGAGATAGCCGGGCCCCAGACCCCCTACGGGGGTGGCACTATGGTGGTCCAGCGA ACCCCCGAGGAGGAGCGCAGCCTGTTGCATGCTGACAGCAACGGCTACACAAACCTGCCAGATGTGGTCCAGCCCAGCCACTCGCCCACTGAGAGCAGCAAAGGTCAAAGCCCCCCCTTGAAGGACGGAGGCAGTGAC taCCAGTCTCGTGGGCTGGTAAAAGCCCCCGGCAAGAGCTCGTTCACGATGTTTGTGGACCTGGGGATCTACCAGCCCGGAGGCAGTGGGGACACCATTCCCATTACAG cCCTGGTGGGTGGAGAGGGCAGCCGGCTGGATCAGCTACAGTACGACGTGAGGAAAGGCTCTGTAGTCAACGTGAACCCCACCAACACCCGGGCCCACAGCGAAACCCCCGAGATTCGGAAGTACAAGAAGCGATTCAATTCCGAGATCCTCTGTGCGGCCCTTTGGG GGGTCAACCTGCTGGTGGGCACGGAGAACGGGCTGATGCTGCTGGACCGCAGTGGGCAGGGCAAGGTGTATGGACTCATCGGGCGGCGGCGCTTCCAGCAAATGGACGTGCTAGAGGGACTCAACTTGCTCATCACCATCTCAG GGAAAAGGAACAAACTGCGAGTGTATTACCTGTCCTGGCTCCGGAACAAGATTCTGCACAATGACCCGGAAGTGGAGAAGAAGCAAGGCTGGACCACTGTGGGGGACATGGAGGGCTGCGGGCACTACCGCGTGG TGAAATACGAACGCATCAAGTTCCTGGTCATCGCCCTGAAGAACTCTGTGGAGGTGTATGCCTGGGCCCCCAAACCTTACCACAAATTCATGGCTTTCAAG TCCTTTGCTGACCTCCCGCACCGCCCTCTGCTGGTGGACCTGACCGTAGAGGAGGGCCAGCGGCTCAAGGTCATCTATGGCTCCAGCGCCGGCTTCCACGCTGTGGATGTGGACTCGGGGAACAGCTATGACATCTACATCCCTGTACAT ATCCAGAGCCAGATCACACCCCACGCCATCATCTTCCTCCCCAACACGGACGGCATGGAGATGCTGCTGTGCTATGAGGATGAGGGTGTCTACGTCAACACGTACGGCCGGATCATCAAGGACGTGGTGCTGCAGTGGGGAGAGATGCCCACCTCTGTGG CCTACATCTGCTCCAACCAGATCATGGGCTGGGGAGAGAAAGCCATTGAGATCCGCTCCGTGGAGACGGGCCATCTGGATGGGGTCTTCATGCACAAACGAGCCCAGAGGCTCAAGTTCCTGTGTGAGCGGAACGACAAG gtattTTTCGCCTCGGTCCGCTCCGGGGGCAGCAGCCAAGTTTACTTCATGACCTTGAACCGTAACTGCATCATGAACTGGTGA